One region of Chanodichthys erythropterus isolate Z2021 chromosome 19, ASM2448905v1, whole genome shotgun sequence genomic DNA includes:
- the nrbf2b gene encoding nuclear receptor-binding factor 2b isoform X1, whose product MEVLDSPLNLAHQQCRKADRLLAAGKFEDAISCHRKAAELLKEAMKLTECEQARLSLELQRESHIKQQRLIEERWKRAKREDKPRTLQHAPASDQTPRRYPQPAGTAADISQPSEREYDTWLYLLKNKGTVPEPCTGSKAQKNDKTRLEEQQTTIDDLRKLVDRLVSDNERLKQENERLRAENVRLKKEHYADADFVEKSELWVLPQPAEERKAKDIPIPQLPPLEMPTQEIPLEDLPGLELPEDIQQELQELLDGEKL is encoded by the exons ATGGAGGTGCTGGACAGTCCTCTCAATCTC GCCCATCAACAATGCAGGAAAGCAGACCGCTTGCTGGCTGCTGGGAAGTTTGAAGATGCCATCTCCTGCCACAGGAAAGCTGCAG AACTTCTCAAGGAGGCCATGAAGCTCACTGAGTGTGAACAG GCTCGGTTGTCTCTGGAGCTTCAGAGGGAAAGCCACATCAAGCAGCAGAGGCTGATCGAGGAGCGATGGAAGCGAGCTAAGCGAGAGGACAAGCCCAGAACGCTCCAGCACGCCCCCGCCTCAGACCAGACGCCGCGCCGCTACCCGCAGCCTGCCGGAACGGCCGCAGACATCTCCCAACCCTCCGAACGCGAGTATGACACCTGGCTGTACCTCCTGAAGAACAAAGGCACCGTCCCAGAGCCCTGCACAGGCAGTAAAGCCCAGAAAAACGACAAAACCCGGCTGGAAGAGCAGCAGACCACCATCGATGACCTGCGCAAACTCGTGGACCGCCTGGTGTCCGATAACGAGCGGCTGAAACAGGAGAACGAGCGGCTGCGGGCGGAGAACGTGCGGCTGAAGAAGGAACACTACGCTGATGCTGACTTCGTGGAGAAGTCGGAGCTGTGGGTGCTTCCACAGCCGGCCGAGGAGCGCAAGGCGAAGGACATTCCCATCCCACAGCTCCCTCCGCTGGAGATGCCCACTCAGGAGATCCCTCTGGAAGACCTGCCCGGTCTGGAACTTCCTGAGGACATCCAGCAGGAACTGCAGGAGCTGCTGGACGGCGAGAAGCTGTGA
- the nrbf2b gene encoding nuclear receptor-binding factor 2b isoform X2: MKLTECEQARLSLELQRESHIKQQRLIEERWKRAKREDKPRTLQHAPASDQTPRRYPQPAGTAADISQPSEREYDTWLYLLKNKGTVPEPCTGSKAQKNDKTRLEEQQTTIDDLRKLVDRLVSDNERLKQENERLRAENVRLKKEHYADADFVEKSELWVLPQPAEERKAKDIPIPQLPPLEMPTQEIPLEDLPGLELPEDIQQELQELLDGEKL, encoded by the exons ATGAAGCTCACTGAGTGTGAACAG GCTCGGTTGTCTCTGGAGCTTCAGAGGGAAAGCCACATCAAGCAGCAGAGGCTGATCGAGGAGCGATGGAAGCGAGCTAAGCGAGAGGACAAGCCCAGAACGCTCCAGCACGCCCCCGCCTCAGACCAGACGCCGCGCCGCTACCCGCAGCCTGCCGGAACGGCCGCAGACATCTCCCAACCCTCCGAACGCGAGTATGACACCTGGCTGTACCTCCTGAAGAACAAAGGCACCGTCCCAGAGCCCTGCACAGGCAGTAAAGCCCAGAAAAACGACAAAACCCGGCTGGAAGAGCAGCAGACCACCATCGATGACCTGCGCAAACTCGTGGACCGCCTGGTGTCCGATAACGAGCGGCTGAAACAGGAGAACGAGCGGCTGCGGGCGGAGAACGTGCGGCTGAAGAAGGAACACTACGCTGATGCTGACTTCGTGGAGAAGTCGGAGCTGTGGGTGCTTCCACAGCCGGCCGAGGAGCGCAAGGCGAAGGACATTCCCATCCCACAGCTCCCTCCGCTGGAGATGCCCACTCAGGAGATCCCTCTGGAAGACCTGCCCGGTCTGGAACTTCCTGAGGACATCCAGCAGGAACTGCAGGAGCTGCTGGACGGCGAGAAGCTGTGA